From Candidatus Pedobacter colombiensis, one genomic window encodes:
- a CDS encoding ABC transporter permease, translating into MFRLNLKIAMRNLWKNKGYTLINVGGLAIGLASCMLLLLYVAYEWSYDKHTTGYDRTYVVYSNQKNANSVVSFAWTPGIMADNLRETIPELSYVTHSTYPSEFLITNEDKSYKKRGMFTDPSFLKIFDYKFIKGNKNQALKSPNGVILTEKTAKLLFGNEEPLNKTLKLADTELLTVEGVIEDVPTTSSIKFDYLMSWELYEKLNTWTKNAGWGSNYCFTVLQLKDNSAFEKVSKEIHGIYGRNQKDNGNIAIIHPLAKWHLYDEFENGKSVGGKIDMLRIFFILAFCILLIACINFMNLSTARSEKRAKEVGVRKAIGASRKTLISQFIMESVLLAFLGMVVAFILIEFSLPYFNNLLNVTLTINYTDWKFWMLLFGLTLFTGFIAGSYPAFYLSSFDPVKVLKGFGRAGGASLSIRKVLVVFQFVFASCLIICTAVIYQQLIFIKNKPIGYDKNGLIEIPIEGVLKDKSKAELFRDRLLKSGVASKVSTFSLSLTQGGNNTTSVSWPGKNPNENIMFNFRFAYDDFVGTLGGSMLEGRDFSRSFHDSTGVVINEAGAKVMGLLKPVGSVVSWNDGQYTIIGVMKDFVMESPYKSTSPMIIGKGIDKEGVIAMRLNPNQNLSRAISEVETMMKEVNPDYPATVTFVSDSFESKFKNEKLMGILANWFGGFAVFISCLGLLGLSLYMAEQRKKEISIRKVLGAGSLHILTLLNKDFVKLVLIANLIAFPVAYIVINKWLSKYEFRIGISLIPFVLAIVLSLLIALFTVSIQSIKVVKANPVDALKYE; encoded by the coding sequence ATGTTTAGACTCAACCTTAAAATCGCAATGCGCAACCTTTGGAAGAACAAAGGTTATACGCTCATTAATGTGGGTGGCCTGGCTATTGGCTTGGCTAGCTGTATGCTTTTGTTATTGTATGTTGCGTACGAATGGAGTTATGATAAACATACCACAGGTTACGACCGCACTTATGTGGTGTATAGCAACCAGAAAAATGCAAATAGTGTGGTGAGTTTTGCCTGGACACCCGGTATCATGGCGGACAACCTAAGAGAGACTATACCAGAACTCAGCTATGTCACCCATTCTACCTACCCTTCTGAATTTTTGATTACAAACGAGGATAAGTCCTACAAGAAGAGAGGAATGTTTACGGATCCTTCTTTTCTTAAAATCTTTGATTATAAATTTATTAAAGGAAATAAGAATCAGGCCTTGAAATCTCCAAACGGCGTGATTCTCACCGAAAAAACAGCTAAACTTTTGTTTGGTAATGAAGAACCTTTGAATAAAACACTAAAACTTGCTGACACGGAGCTGTTAACCGTGGAAGGGGTAATAGAAGATGTACCAACAACGAGCAGCATTAAGTTTGACTACCTGATGTCCTGGGAACTTTACGAAAAGCTAAATACATGGACTAAAAATGCCGGTTGGGGAAGTAATTACTGCTTTACCGTACTACAATTAAAGGATAATAGTGCCTTTGAAAAGGTAAGCAAGGAGATTCATGGTATCTATGGAAGAAACCAAAAAGATAATGGTAACATCGCTATTATTCACCCACTTGCCAAATGGCATTTATATGATGAGTTTGAAAATGGGAAATCTGTTGGAGGTAAGATAGATATGCTCAGGATTTTCTTTATCCTCGCTTTTTGTATTTTACTGATTGCCTGTATTAATTTTATGAACCTTTCTACTGCCAGGTCTGAAAAAAGAGCAAAAGAGGTGGGCGTGAGAAAGGCGATTGGTGCCTCTAGAAAAACGCTGATTAGTCAGTTTATCATGGAATCAGTGCTGCTTGCTTTCTTAGGCATGGTTGTCGCTTTCATCCTTATAGAATTTAGTCTTCCTTATTTCAATAACTTACTCAATGTGACATTGACTATTAATTACACTGACTGGAAATTCTGGATGTTATTATTTGGGTTGACTCTTTTTACGGGTTTTATTGCTGGTAGTTATCCAGCCTTTTACTTGTCATCCTTTGATCCGGTTAAGGTTTTAAAAGGGTTTGGCAGAGCTGGCGGGGCTTCTTTGTCGATCAGGAAGGTGTTGGTAGTGTTTCAATTTGTATTTGCCTCCTGTTTAATTATTTGTACTGCTGTGATTTATCAACAACTAATTTTTATAAAGAATAAACCGATTGGTTATGATAAAAATGGATTGATAGAAATTCCAATTGAAGGAGTTTTGAAAGACAAGTCGAAAGCAGAGTTGTTTCGTGATAGGTTGTTGAAAAGCGGTGTAGCAAGTAAGGTCAGCACTTTTAGTCTGAGTTTGACGCAAGGTGGAAATAATACGACTTCTGTAAGCTGGCCGGGTAAAAATCCAAATGAAAATATCATGTTTAATTTTAGGTTTGCCTACGATGATTTTGTAGGAACCCTTGGAGGGAGTATGCTGGAGGGGAGGGATTTTTCCCGTTCATTCCATGATTCAACTGGTGTAGTGATCAATGAAGCTGGGGCGAAAGTAATGGGGCTTTTGAAACCTGTGGGTTCAGTGGTCAGCTGGAATGATGGTCAATACACGATAATTGGTGTGATGAAAGATTTCGTGATGGAATCTCCTTATAAAAGTACTTCGCCTATGATCATTGGAAAAGGAATTGACAAGGAAGGAGTAATAGCGATGCGCTTAAATCCGAACCAAAACCTTAGCAGAGCAATATCAGAAGTAGAAACCATGATGAAGGAGGTCAATCCGGATTATCCAGCCACCGTTACTTTTGTGAGCGATAGCTTTGAATCGAAGTTCAAAAATGAAAAATTAATGGGGATACTGGCCAATTGGTTTGGGGGCTTCGCTGTATTTATTTCCTGCCTGGGACTGCTGGGACTTAGTTTGTACATGGCCGAGCAACGTAAAAAAGAAATCAGTATCCGGAAAGTATTGGGAGCCGGAAGTCTGCATATCCTGACTTTACTAAATAAAGATTTTGTGAAACTGGTGCTCATTGCCAATCTAATCGCTTTCCCGGTAGCTTATATCGTTATTAATAAATGGCTTTCTAAATATGAGTTTCGTATAGGGATTTCCTTGATTCCTTTTGTACTTGCAATCGTCTTATCCTTATTGATTGCCTTGTTTACAGTAAGTATCCAGTCGATTAAAGTGGTCAAAGCAAATCCTGTTGATGCTCTTAAATACGAATAA
- a CDS encoding ABC transporter permease — protein MFRLNLKIALRNLWKYRGYTAINIGGLAIALGAFILGAIYVRFETSFDHNVPNYKQIYQVGRILPDRKTTYTSLSLAKAMKDAIPEIENVGRSRRTDFEFAAHTNDARIYLKDVMTVDYSLAKMFNLEIEGGLAKPKEGALNLYMSKEQVKAIFPKKTPDFPVRVGIGPKNAMQYGDVTGIVSHNSAHSNLAFDALVITEDAGKDQEPSAHNYYTYISVKGGTDMELLKQKVDAIFKEELKKEGLNTNNQKDATELKKANQSEIFLDPLDNLHLRPVAGNNTNYKIVMSLSVLTVFVMVIACVNFTNLTIAQTNKRAKEVGVKKVLGASRLSLVFQFLIEILMQCMVALVIAVILAEIFLPIFNDVFSVSFSLWKGNYELIWQLPLVLLIITLISGVYPALVLSGFKPVSVLKGNLQTSFKTLWLRNALLVIQFTVAIVFMAGLLIVSSQLKYMRTEDTGFKAGQVVYIKNMVWFDRGYFENMKSRILKIPGVNSFTVASDVPDGTRPGRVDYAMDGKMLGMDIVHVDFDYFETLQMKLKEGRFFSKNFPADAENGIVLNEAAAAAYGITQPVGKTIRGCDQDYRIVGVVKDAKMQGFEAAVEPTVYTVKSTCANGKMKLMMNIDPDHMAGALATLKSEWKDLNKMDGDDFRYEFMDELYGRLFEKQEQLQSVFYVAAMLTIFIAIIGLFAFSAFTISSRIKEISIRKVLGATDFNILSLLNSFFVRMVLIANLIGWPIAYIVAQRWLESFAYRIELPVFPFVLAGLISIFLTVLTVSFQARNAMKLNPVDALKYE, from the coding sequence ATGTTCAGACTTAACCTTAAAATCGCCTTGCGGAACTTATGGAAATATAGGGGTTATACCGCTATAAATATTGGCGGACTAGCTATTGCTTTAGGGGCCTTTATTTTAGGGGCCATTTATGTACGCTTTGAAACCAGTTTCGATCATAATGTTCCTAATTATAAACAGATCTATCAGGTAGGGAGAATATTACCTGATCGTAAAACAACTTATACTTCCTTATCCCTGGCAAAGGCGATGAAAGACGCGATACCTGAGATTGAAAATGTAGGCAGAAGTAGGAGAACTGATTTTGAGTTTGCGGCCCATACGAACGATGCCCGTATATACTTAAAAGATGTGATGACTGTAGATTATAGTTTGGCTAAAATGTTTAATTTGGAGATAGAGGGAGGACTCGCTAAACCGAAAGAGGGTGCCCTGAATCTGTATATGTCGAAGGAACAGGTTAAGGCTATATTTCCAAAGAAAACTCCTGATTTTCCCGTTAGAGTGGGTATAGGACCAAAAAATGCAATGCAATATGGTGATGTTACAGGAATCGTGAGCCATAATTCTGCACATTCAAATTTAGCTTTCGATGCTTTAGTCATTACTGAAGATGCAGGTAAAGATCAGGAACCGAGCGCTCATAATTATTATACTTATATTTCAGTTAAAGGAGGAACTGATATGGAATTGCTAAAGCAAAAAGTGGATGCTATTTTCAAGGAAGAGCTGAAAAAGGAGGGGTTGAATACCAATAATCAGAAAGATGCTACTGAACTAAAAAAAGCAAATCAATCGGAAATCTTCTTGGATCCTTTAGATAACCTGCACTTACGACCTGTTGCAGGTAACAATACCAATTATAAAATTGTGATGTCATTGTCTGTACTCACCGTTTTTGTGATGGTAATTGCCTGTGTTAATTTCACTAACCTAACAATTGCCCAAACCAATAAGAGAGCAAAGGAAGTTGGTGTGAAAAAGGTATTGGGTGCATCCCGTCTTAGTTTGGTTTTTCAGTTTCTCATAGAAATATTGATGCAATGTATGGTTGCACTGGTGATCGCAGTAATTCTTGCAGAAATTTTTCTACCCATTTTCAATGATGTTTTTAGTGTCTCATTTTCATTATGGAAGGGTAACTATGAGTTGATCTGGCAACTTCCACTGGTGTTGTTGATCATTACTTTAATTTCCGGTGTTTACCCTGCATTAGTCTTGTCAGGCTTTAAACCGGTATCAGTATTAAAAGGAAATCTTCAAACCAGTTTTAAAACACTCTGGTTGAGGAATGCCTTATTGGTAATCCAATTTACGGTGGCTATTGTTTTCATGGCTGGATTACTGATTGTGAGTAGTCAGCTGAAATATATGCGGACAGAAGATACAGGTTTTAAAGCCGGACAGGTGGTTTACATAAAAAACATGGTCTGGTTTGACCGTGGTTATTTTGAAAACATGAAATCAAGAATCCTGAAAATTCCAGGTGTCAATTCTTTTACCGTGGCATCGGATGTTCCAGATGGTACTCGCCCTGGAAGAGTAGATTATGCGATGGACGGAAAGATGCTGGGAATGGACATCGTTCATGTGGATTTCGACTATTTTGAGACCCTGCAAATGAAGCTCAAAGAAGGCCGTTTTTTTTCAAAGAACTTTCCTGCAGATGCTGAAAATGGGATCGTGCTCAATGAAGCTGCGGCGGCTGCTTATGGCATCACACAGCCTGTAGGAAAAACGATTCGCGGGTGTGACCAGGATTATCGAATTGTAGGGGTGGTTAAAGATGCGAAAATGCAAGGTTTCGAAGCTGCCGTAGAACCTACGGTTTACACAGTTAAAAGTACTTGTGCAAACGGTAAAATGAAATTGATGATGAATATCGATCCTGATCATATGGCAGGAGCGTTGGCAACTTTAAAATCGGAATGGAAGGACCTGAATAAAATGGATGGAGACGATTTTAGGTACGAATTTATGGATGAATTGTATGGCCGCTTATTTGAAAAACAGGAACAGTTACAGTCGGTATTTTATGTCGCCGCAATGCTGACCATTTTCATCGCTATCATTGGTCTTTTTGCCTTCTCCGCCTTTACCATTAGCAGCAGAATTAAGGAAATTTCCATTAGAAAGGTATTAGGAGCAACAGATTTTAATATCCTCAGTTTGCTAAATTCTTTCTTTGTTAGAATGGTATTAATTGCCAATCTGATCGGCTGGCCAATTGCTTATATCGTTGCACAAAGGTGGCTGGAAAGCTTTGCGTATAGAATTGAACTCCCTGTTTTTCCATTTGTCCTTGCGGGATTGATTAGTATTTTTCTGACGGTATTAACTGTAAGTTTCCAGGCAAGAAATGCTATGAAGTTAAATCCAGTGGACGCTTTAAAATATGAATAA
- a CDS encoding transposase: MKDYLDSTPISCKSLGHFFGVDGKRLEEQYARHLSDFSSWDQAEHSENWLLFANNMGEYLSIDETSLSQGELYTILTNKGAKGKKGALVAIVKGTESESIIKVLHRMKEQVRKQVKEVTLDLAPTMTRIVKRSFPKAKLVSDRFHVQQLANEGVQEIRIKHRWDAIEQENKEMDLAREVKKPWIPELLENGDTIKQLLARSRYLLFKKEVNWTPSQNHRAELLFKLYPDLQQAYKVSQELSSILSHSKTKMIAFKKLALWYNKIEKMGYKSFNTISRTVQNNYETILNYFDNRSTNASAESFNAKIKAFRTQFRGVRNVKFFLFRLSKIYA, from the coding sequence TTGAAAGACTATTTGGATTCCACCCCAATAAGCTGTAAAAGTCTTGGCCATTTCTTTGGTGTTGACGGAAAGCGTCTGGAAGAGCAATATGCCCGCCATTTAAGTGATTTTAGCAGCTGGGATCAGGCGGAACACTCTGAGAATTGGCTGCTTTTTGCTAATAATATGGGGGAATATTTATCAATTGATGAAACTAGCCTTTCACAAGGAGAGCTCTATACAATACTGACTAATAAAGGGGCAAAAGGGAAGAAAGGTGCTTTGGTAGCAATTGTAAAGGGTACTGAAAGCGAGTCGATCATAAAGGTTCTTCACAGAATGAAGGAGCAGGTAAGGAAACAAGTAAAAGAAGTAACCCTTGATCTGGCTCCGACAATGACCAGAATAGTAAAAAGGAGTTTTCCAAAAGCAAAGCTTGTTTCAGATAGGTTCCATGTACAGCAATTGGCTAATGAAGGTGTCCAGGAAATCAGGATTAAACATAGATGGGATGCTATAGAACAGGAAAACAAAGAAATGGATCTAGCCAGAGAAGTAAAGAAGCCTTGGATTCCCGAACTTCTGGAAAATGGAGATACGATAAAACAGTTACTGGCTAGAAGTAGGTATTTGTTATTTAAAAAAGAAGTAAACTGGACTCCTTCACAAAATCACAGGGCAGAACTGTTATTTAAGCTATACCCAGATTTGCAGCAAGCGTATAAAGTCTCCCAGGAACTGTCTTCAATACTCAGCCATTCAAAAACTAAAATGATTGCCTTTAAAAAGTTAGCCTTATGGTATAACAAGATAGAAAAAATGGGTTATAAATCCTTCAATACCATATCAAGAACCGTTCAGAACAATTATGAAACAATATTAAACTACTTTGATAACAGATCCACTAATGCCTCCGCAGAATCTTTTAATGCGAAGATTAAAGCTTTTAGAACGCAATTTAGAGGGGTAAGAAATGTCAAATTTTTCCTATTCAGGTTATCAAAAATATATGCCTAA
- a CDS encoding ABC transporter ATP-binding protein produces the protein MITLENIEKYYANKGVKSYILRHVSTQIKQGEFVSIMGPSGAGKSTLLNILGMLEEPTYGKYEFMGEDVLSLNERKRIELYRNHIGFVFQAYHLIDEMTVAENIETPLLYKKLGVAERKIRVADVLDRFNMVAKKDLFPNQLSGGQQQLVGIARALVAQPSIILADEPTGNLQSTQALQIMELFKKLNEEENITIVQVTHSEVNAAYGKRILHLLDGVIKEDLALDLTAR, from the coding sequence ATGATCACACTTGAAAACATAGAGAAATACTACGCAAATAAAGGCGTTAAAAGTTATATACTTCGTCATGTGAGTACCCAAATTAAACAGGGAGAATTTGTTTCCATTATGGGACCTTCGGGCGCAGGAAAATCCACTTTATTGAATATTCTTGGAATGTTGGAAGAGCCAACTTATGGCAAATATGAATTTATGGGTGAAGATGTACTTTCTCTCAATGAACGCAAGCGCATAGAGCTTTACAGGAATCATATCGGCTTTGTATTCCAAGCGTATCATTTGATTGATGAGATGACCGTAGCAGAAAACATTGAAACCCCTTTGTTGTATAAAAAGTTAGGTGTAGCAGAGCGTAAAATTAGGGTAGCCGATGTTTTGGATCGTTTCAACATGGTCGCTAAAAAAGACTTATTTCCGAATCAGCTTTCTGGTGGGCAGCAACAATTGGTGGGCATTGCCAGAGCTTTAGTGGCGCAGCCTTCAATCATTTTAGCAGATGAACCCACCGGAAATTTACAATCCACACAGGCGCTTCAAATTATGGAGTTGTTTAAGAAATTAAATGAAGAAGAAAATATTACAATTGTTCAGGTGACACATTCGGAAGTAAATGCCGCTTATGGGAAACGTATTCTGCATTTATTGGATGGCGTGATCAAAGAAGATCTTGCGCTTGACCTCACAGCGCGTTGA
- a CDS encoding ABC transporter permease, giving the protein MFKLNLKIALRNLWKYRGYTAINIAGLAIGLASCLLIFLFLRFQTSFDNSYEKQDRIYRVVSSWTYPDGDFFSNGVPVPLAPALRNDFSQLEQVAAVRSSRGVVIVKNTPENPDVKRKKTVFYVEPQFFDIFNIEWLSGKPAVALVGPGMMVLSEKLATQYFGSWKNALGKSINYNQSSDFKITGVYKDFPQNSDFPFQMIASYASFPEKDSKAWGHVTNRSECYVLLKPGITPPDLDQSLQKFIQKNYTNNGPGKEQHIFQQMNQVHHDERFGNFRDTTISYKELLGLGVIGVFLLITACINFINLATAQAISRSKEVGVRKVMGSRRSQLIWQFLTETALITTIALLLACVITELAIPGMEGLMDDKFSFRLFSEPAIFIFMLLLLILVSFLAGLYPAFIISGFSPALAIKNKISAANVGGLGLRKILVVLQFAITAVLIIATLVVVRQMEFVRERSLGFDHQSVAVIDIPLDKSNIPKLNGFREKVMQLHGVKESSYFSAAPLSNGNNEINFSYDHRGKDEEFQLNVKDADEHYLKTFDLQLVAGRGLSKSDTLKEFMVNETLLKLLNVSRPEDAIGKMLKVYDIEKPIVGVLKDFNNKSLKEAITPVAIFSNMKNYGSFAMKVEPKELSKTMSSVEQLWNATFPNDVYDIEFMDQTIESFYKTERVMGVLFKVFAGVIIFISFIGLFGLVSFIATQKTREIAIRKVLGASTMELVKMLNRSFLYMVLIANLVAWPLAYIFASKWLNGFAYRTNLSIWPFILAMTLSVLITLITVTLRSLKAAKTNPIDALKYE; this is encoded by the coding sequence ATGTTCAAACTCAACCTTAAAATCGCCTTGCGTAACCTTTGGAAATATAGAGGGTATACTGCTATAAATATAGCTGGACTTGCAATCGGACTCGCTAGCTGTTTGCTGATCTTTCTTTTTTTAAGATTTCAGACAAGTTTTGATAACAGTTATGAGAAACAGGATAGGATTTATCGGGTAGTTTCTTCCTGGACTTACCCTGATGGGGATTTTTTCTCCAATGGCGTACCTGTTCCGTTAGCACCAGCGTTAAGAAACGACTTTTCACAATTGGAGCAGGTTGCTGCGGTGCGTAGCAGCAGAGGGGTAGTTATAGTAAAGAATACCCCAGAGAACCCAGATGTTAAAAGAAAAAAAACGGTGTTTTATGTGGAACCACAATTCTTTGATATTTTTAATATAGAATGGTTGTCTGGAAAACCGGCGGTTGCCTTAGTTGGCCCTGGTATGATGGTGCTTTCTGAAAAGTTAGCCACACAATATTTTGGTTCCTGGAAAAATGCCCTTGGAAAAAGTATAAATTATAACCAGTCCAGTGACTTTAAAATTACTGGTGTTTATAAGGATTTTCCTCAAAACAGTGATTTTCCATTTCAAATGATTGCCTCTTATGCTTCTTTCCCTGAAAAGGATTCCAAGGCCTGGGGGCACGTAACCAACAGATCGGAATGTTATGTATTGCTAAAACCGGGAATTACACCACCTGATCTAGATCAGTCTTTACAAAAGTTCATTCAAAAAAATTATACCAATAATGGCCCCGGAAAAGAACAGCATATTTTTCAGCAAATGAATCAGGTGCACCATGATGAACGTTTTGGGAATTTCAGGGATACCACCATCTCCTATAAAGAGCTGCTCGGCTTAGGAGTGATTGGTGTTTTTCTATTGATTACAGCTTGTATCAATTTTATCAATCTGGCAACTGCACAGGCAATCAGCAGGTCTAAAGAAGTTGGGGTGCGCAAAGTGATGGGTAGCAGACGTAGTCAGCTGATCTGGCAGTTTCTTACTGAAACTGCACTGATTACCACAATTGCTTTGTTGTTGGCTTGCGTCATTACCGAGTTGGCGATTCCTGGCATGGAGGGATTGATGGATGATAAGTTTTCCTTCAGACTTTTTTCGGAGCCTGCCATTTTTATATTTATGTTACTGTTGCTCATATTGGTTAGTTTCTTAGCGGGACTTTATCCTGCCTTCATTATCTCCGGATTTAGTCCGGCATTGGCTATTAAGAATAAGATCAGTGCCGCAAACGTGGGAGGTTTAGGATTAAGGAAAATACTGGTCGTTTTGCAGTTTGCAATAACCGCCGTATTGATTATTGCGACATTGGTAGTAGTCAGACAAATGGAATTTGTGAGGGAAAGATCACTGGGGTTTGACCATCAATCAGTTGCAGTAATTGATATTCCTTTAGACAAATCAAACATTCCTAAGTTAAATGGATTTAGAGAGAAGGTAATGCAATTGCACGGGGTCAAAGAAAGCAGTTATTTCAGTGCTGCACCATTGTCTAATGGTAATAATGAAATCAATTTTTCTTATGATCATCGGGGAAAGGATGAAGAGTTTCAATTGAATGTTAAGGATGCAGATGAGCACTATCTGAAAACTTTTGACCTGCAACTTGTCGCCGGACGGGGATTGTCAAAAAGCGATACCCTAAAAGAATTTATGGTGAATGAAACGCTGTTGAAGCTGTTAAATGTATCGCGCCCGGAAGATGCAATTGGAAAAATGTTGAAAGTTTATGATATTGAAAAACCAATTGTTGGCGTACTCAAAGATTTCAATAACAAATCACTCAAAGAGGCAATTACTCCCGTAGCGATCTTTAGTAACATGAAAAATTACGGATCATTTGCCATGAAAGTTGAACCGAAAGAACTTAGTAAAACCATGAGTAGTGTGGAGCAATTGTGGAATGCGACTTTTCCTAATGATGTATATGATATTGAATTTATGGACCAAACCATTGAAAGTTTCTATAAAACAGAGCGGGTGATGGGCGTACTGTTTAAAGTGTTCGCAGGAGTGATCATTTTTATCTCATTTATTGGTTTATTTGGACTGGTATCTTTTATTGCTACCCAAAAAACCAGGGAAATAGCCATTAGAAAAGTTTTGGGCGCCTCTACAATGGAGCTGGTGAAAATGCTGAATCGTTCTTTCCTTTATATGGTACTCATTGCAAATCTGGTGGCCTGGCCACTTGCTTATATTTTTGCTTCTAAATGGCTGAATGGCTTTGCCTACAGGACCAATTTAAGCATCTGGCCTTTTATCCTGGCAATGACTTTGTCTGTATTGATTACGTTAATTACCGTGACTTTAAGGTCTTTGAAAGCTGCCAAAACGAATCCCATAGATGCCCTTAAATATGAATAA
- a CDS encoding ABC transporter ATP-binding protein — translation MIKIENLEKVYKTEEIETTALNGINLQVREGEFVSIMGPSGCGKSTLLNVMGLLDKPESGSYKFIDTELLKLNDKERSNFRKRNMGFVFQNFNLIDELTVFENIELPLIYNKVVAPERKRLVNEIIERMNIVNRSGHFPQQLSGGQQQRVAVARALVTKPKLVLADEPTGNLDSSHGNEVMELLCELNETGTTIVMVTHSSHDASFSNRIINLKDGHVISEKINKTRTEELI, via the coding sequence ATGATAAAAATCGAAAACCTGGAAAAAGTTTATAAAACGGAAGAAATTGAAACCACAGCTCTAAATGGGATTAACCTGCAGGTCAGAGAAGGAGAGTTTGTTTCCATTATGGGACCATCTGGATGTGGCAAGTCTACCCTGCTAAATGTAATGGGCCTACTGGATAAACCGGAAAGTGGGAGTTACAAATTTATTGATACGGAATTGCTGAAACTAAATGATAAAGAGCGTTCCAACTTCAGGAAACGCAATATGGGGTTTGTGTTTCAGAACTTTAACCTGATCGATGAATTGACGGTTTTTGAAAACATTGAGTTACCATTGATTTATAACAAAGTGGTAGCACCAGAACGCAAGCGATTGGTAAATGAGATCATCGAAAGGATGAATATTGTAAACAGGAGTGGGCATTTTCCACAGCAGCTTTCCGGTGGTCAACAGCAGCGTGTGGCGGTGGCTAGAGCTTTAGTGACCAAGCCGAAACTGGTACTTGCCGATGAGCCTACTGGTAACCTGGACAGTTCTCATGGTAATGAAGTTATGGAATTGCTTTGCGAATTGAATGAAACAGGAACTACCATCGTGATGGTAACACACTCTTCTCATGACGCCAGTTTTTCTAATCGCATCATCAATCTAAAAGATGGTCATGTGATCTCAGAAAAAATAAATAAAACCCGTACTGAAGAACTAATTTAA
- a CDS encoding helical backbone metal receptor, with protein sequence MQRSFTDQLGNTIQFNYPPKRIISLVPSQTELLFDLGLDKEVVGLTKFCIHPVDKFAERTKVGGTKKLNMELIRSLAPDLIIGNKEENTQAQIEELMAEFPVWMSDIYTLEDAKNTIHQIGVLVDRQPEAAYLNYLINAGFTDLQTLALQHGINKKVAYLIWREPYMLAGKDTFIDDVLTLNGLQNVVKQRRYPEFELKDLVELKPDLIFLSSEPYPFKEKHLEEIKSLIPEAKVMLVDGEMFSWYGSRLVKAVQYLFELQKEIL encoded by the coding sequence ATGCAACGTAGTTTTACAGATCAGTTGGGTAACACCATTCAATTTAATTATCCGCCAAAACGAATTATTTCCTTAGTTCCTTCTCAAACGGAGCTATTGTTTGATCTGGGCCTGGATAAGGAGGTGGTTGGTCTGACCAAATTCTGCATTCATCCTGTTGATAAATTTGCCGAACGTACAAAAGTAGGGGGTACTAAGAAGCTAAATATGGAACTGATACGTAGTTTAGCACCTGATCTGATTATTGGCAATAAAGAAGAGAATACACAGGCCCAGATAGAAGAGTTAATGGCCGAATTTCCAGTATGGATGAGTGATATTTATACATTGGAGGACGCTAAAAATACAATCCATCAAATAGGAGTCTTGGTGGATAGACAACCTGAGGCGGCTTATCTAAATTACCTGATCAATGCTGGATTTACTGATTTGCAGACGTTAGCTTTGCAGCATGGAATTAACAAAAAGGTAGCTTACCTGATCTGGAGGGAACCTTATATGCTAGCTGGTAAGGATACTTTTATTGATGATGTTTTAACTTTGAATGGACTACAAAATGTGGTTAAGCAGCGTCGGTATCCTGAATTTGAGCTAAAAGACCTTGTGGAATTAAAGCCAGATCTGATTTTTCTGTCTTCAGAACCTTATCCCTTTAAGGAAAAACATCTGGAAGAAATAAAGAGCTTGATTCCGGAAGCTAAAGTTATGCTTGTTGATGGAGAGATGTTTTCCTGGTATGGCAGTAGGTTGGTTAAAGCGGTTCAATACCTGTTTGAATTGCAAAAGGAAATACTGTGA